A region from the Desulfomonilaceae bacterium genome encodes:
- a CDS encoding N-acyl homoserine lactonase family protein: MPTNYTIHPLAVGFNETDQGILTYQRFYGKRIILPIYTFAIMGGAKKILVDTGVEEFMAPDDLEERTGFPVRPFEEALETIGWKPEDIEIVIHTHLHNDHCENDSLCSNAEFYVQKAELDFCMNPHPIDHRYYPDVLDGVNLKVIEGDTEIVDGIGVIFTPGHTPGGQSVVIQTSAGKAIITGLCCNSENFPSGGGIIAPGVLLDAIQAYESMKRIKEEADILIPVHELAVGRTPKIPA; this comes from the coding sequence ATGCCAACTAATTACACAATTCACCCTTTGGCTGTTGGTTTTAATGAAACCGATCAGGGAATATTGACCTACCAGCGCTTTTATGGAAAACGCATAATATTACCCATTTACACTTTTGCCATAATGGGAGGCGCCAAAAAAATACTTGTTGATACAGGTGTTGAGGAATTTATGGCGCCAGATGATTTGGAGGAAAGAACAGGGTTTCCAGTAAGACCATTCGAAGAAGCCCTGGAGACAATTGGCTGGAAACCTGAAGATATTGAAATAGTTATTCATACGCATTTGCACAATGACCATTGCGAAAATGATTCATTGTGTTCCAACGCTGAATTCTATGTCCAGAAAGCTGAACTCGATTTCTGCATGAATCCGCACCCGATTGATCATCGATATTATCCTGATGTTCTGGATGGGGTAAACCTGAAGGTGATCGAAGGCGATACAGAAATCGTAGATGGCATAGGTGTGATCTTTACTCCGGGTCATACACCCGGTGGGCAGTCTGTTGTCATTCAAACATCAGCCGGCAAAGCGATCATAACAGGTTTGTGCTGCAATTCTGAAAACTTTCCCTCAGGCGGGGGTATAATAGCGCCTGGGGTATTGCTGGACGCGATCCAGGCGTATGAAAGTATGAAACGTATAAAAGAAGAAGCTGATATCTTGATACCGGTTCACGAACTGGCGGTTGGAAGAACGCCAAAAATCCCGGCATAG